The Panicum hallii strain FIL2 chromosome 5, PHallii_v3.1, whole genome shotgun sequence genome contains the following window.
GGCCTCTGTGTGCGCCTGTGCGCCCGTAAGCTAGTAGGAGCTTTAGCAGACCAGAGGTCTCGTCCATGGCGGCGAATTTTAGTACGACGTACCACGGTAGCAGGCCACAGGCGGCGTCCATGGCGGCGTGAGCACAGCGGCTGCTAATCTGCCAGAAATCGACCATTCTACCCCTCCACTGAGACGCCACGGCCCTTGTTTCTGCGTAGCATCGATGCCTGATACTGCGAACGTGGCCGGTGGCCGCCGCCGTGTCGTGTGCAGGCTGCAGACCGTCACATCGCATGCGTGCTCGCGCCGGGTGCGATTCGTTTCTCGTCGTGCCGTGCGTGACTGGTGAGGTGGCCGGCTTTAGCCCTCTGCGTCATGGGCCAAACCGGCCCGCGGTTGTGCCACGAGCTCCGAGCTCGATCGCCCCCGCCGTACGGACCCTGCCAGAGCGCTCTCGCGTATATCGTGGGCGCGGCTGCGCCTGACCTCCCGAGCACCGGCTTGCAGAGTATATGAGTGCCAGAACGCTGCGCATACATGCTGCTCGAGCATGCGGGTGGTGGTGGATGCTGCTCGAGCGGACCTCCTCGAGCGACTCCTCGTGGACGGCGTGgtgccgcgcgccaccgccgccatggCTCGGTTTCGCGGCGACACTACCGGAGttgtggcggtggtggtgctcCACGTTAGAGGCGTCCATGAGCCGGTGCCACTGGGGCCTCTCCCTGAGTACGGCGTGATATGCGCAGTAGCGCACAAATTCTGGTAGCTGCTGGGGTACAAGTAGCCGAGAAATCCTACCATCAAACGCGTCTGCCATCGTACACTTTGGTCAGAGTTTCATTTCATCTTCGTCTTTCTTCGTTCTCATAGTTCGTGTCTGCTCTTGTAAACTGAAGATGAAGCAAGTCGGCAGCAGTACTATACACTTGAGGACAAGAACAAATTTCATACGTGTTGCTGGCGTGGAGCTCGTATTTCAGCCCAGCATCTGAAACTGAAAGTGGCAACTCATTTGAGTATTGATGTTTTTAGGAAAAAGCTGAAGATACAGAGAGTGGAAAATGATCGATAAAGAGACGATTAGAAATTTGCAGACCGGCAGTACTGAATTGTTAAGATATCAGAATATATGTGATTTTCAATGCACAAAAAGCTTGTAAAAACAGGAAAAACTGATGCTCGCTGGTAAAACCACGGATCGGAGCTGCTTCCCTGATATTGGCCACGGACTAGTACCCAAAATGATTCCCTCGCATGCTGAAGAGGAAGAACGGATTGGTCACTCTCTAGCCGGATAACACGAGTATGGTTTTCCGGGAATCAAGCAGTTCAGTACCATGGTTTTCCAGCTTTCACCATGGTTATGCTTCGTGAGCGATCGCTGCTAGCTCGACAAGCTTAGGCGCGCCCCATGTCTGCCATGCCCAGCAGCCGGTCCGGGTCTTCACCCGCGACGACAGAATCGCAGAACGCCGAGGCAAGGCAGGCTGATTGGCTGAGAGAGCGCGAGTGCGTCGCAGATGCAAGATGGCGCGGCAAGCGAAGCGAGGCAtcctggaggaagaagaaggagaggatGGCCAAACAGGCAGCGGTGGTGCTCTGGCGAACCGCGGAGTCAAGGAAAGGCGGCGTTCCACGCGACCCAGGCCCCCGGGGGCGGACGTTGTTTGGGATACCGACCGGGTGGACGGCATTTCAAATACCGTCCCCCTTGCGTGCATGTGAGCCGTCCGATCGAGCTTGTGTGGCCCAGATTAGACGACCCATGCGGAGACGGCGCCTTTCTCGGGCTCGGATGCCAGAGGCGGCCATGGCGATTCGCCGAGACTGAAGAAGTGGAGGATGGCCGGCTCGCTTGGCCGGCTTGGAGTTGGAGCAAAGGtggcccggcggcggcgcgacctATACCTGTTCGTGGAAATGCCTCACCCCCGCTCAGCCTCCGGAGGGGGCGCGGGGCTGGCTCCATGGCGACCTCCCCGTGCGCCCCTAGGCGAGCTCAAGCATAGTGGTATCTCAATGTACAGGTGCTCCTCTGCATTCTGCTATTGCCGTCTTGCATTCGGTCGAGCCTCTCTTCTTCCAGCAAAGGCAGCGACCTACTATACTTGTCCACAGCCTTTTTTGTTCAAACTTGAAAAAGCAACAGATCGAAGCAAGGCACGCAGCATCTAGGCTCCTTTTGTTTCAGCTTGCACACTACAACAATCTACAAGTGGGCCGGGGGAATTGGTCCCGTTTTCTGTCCTATTGGTTGCGTACAACAATAGGTTAGTCAAAATTTTGATTAGTTCGTGCGCACAGTATGATTCAGACCAGAAGCACAGAATGAGCTTGTCACAGAATGCAGCTCGGTGGAGCCGCAACTAACCAGAAGACTGCAGATACATCCAGTACACAATTGTTCGCACGACGTACTTCCACTGATCATGAACAGGAGAGACGTAATAAAATCACAAATAAAAGCAAAGAGGACACACATGACGCATGTGTATAGAGCTAGCACAGGAGTGGACGATCGATCCGGCGGTTCGGTAGCCGCGCGTGGATCAGCTAGGTAGATAGATGATCATCAAGATCAGAGATAGGAGTAACTAACAACGACCCCAAGGCAACACAAGAATACAAGGGGATCACCGGACACAACAATGGGCGCTGCTGGTGGCTCCGATCGATGGGTCCCGGCCCCTGGCTAGCACGACCTGTTGATGCCGCACCTGGACTTGATCTTGTAGACGCAGTTGGCGTAGTAACGGTTGGACTGGAGCTTGCCCCAGTAGTTGCGGCAAACGCAGTCGAAGTTGGCGTTCCTGAGCGGGCCGCAGCAGGCGTTGGCGTTGGCGTTGCCGCCGTACGCGCAGTAGGACAGGCACTTGTTCAGCGTGTCCCCGCTGACGCCGCAGTCCTGGGCGGTGGCCGCCGCCACCAGCAGCATGGCCACCAGCGCGACGACGGCGACCGCCAGCTGCTGCTTCCTCCCGgtcccggccgccgccatcgatGGATGGAGTCGGTATCTGTCACGGACTCACGGTGTAGCTAGAATGCAGACTGGGCTCGGCAGTGCTCGCGGGGCTCTTGCGATGTGTGGGTGGGTGGGTGCGTgtgcgtgtgcgtgtgtgtgtgtgtgacacGATCGATGAAGGCCGCAGGCTTATATAGGCAGAGCCGCAGAGCGCGGGGAAGGAGACGAGACGATAGCTAGCGTCGGCGTCCGGTCGTCGCCGCCCGTGACGACGAGACGATCTACGTGCGCGCATGTGCCGATGTGCTCGCGAGCTTGTCAGCACCATCGATGACGATGAGCACTCAGCTCAGCATCGTCGGTCGTATCATCGGCGTTGGGCCAGTCGCTCACGGACCGAGTCGTATCATCCGCCCTGCATGTGCGCACCGCGTGTACGTGGAGATAcaagtggaggtggaggtggaggtggaggcaTCTCACGTCGCGTCAAGTGTGGGCGGCGAAcggtcgcggcgggcggcgaggaaTGTAATGTATCGCGTGGTCAACAGCGGGGCGGCACGGGCTGGCGTACGGTAGCAGCGCCGGCCGTATATGTAGCGGGGTGAAATAATTAACCTATCGCCATGCATGTGACTGATTCTTTCAGTTAAGCTAGCAACTTAATTAGTATAGCTAGGAGTAGGAAGCTAGGAGCAGAACCTTTTCGCTGTAGAAGAACAGGTCCAGTCCAGCCTTCTCTACATTCTGATTCCTTTTCATACTACGTTCGATCTCTCACATTTTGACAACTCCATGCCATGCATCTTCTACGTATGTATACACACTACTCTTGCTGTCTTGCATTCGGTCGAGCCTAGCTTTCTTCTTCCAGCGAATTAAAGACATCACTGCTGCAGAAAACGTTTCTAGGGACGGATAAAACGGTATTTTCAGGACGGACGCGATACCCGTCCCTACTTGTCGCCGCTACAAGTGTTGTTTGCAGGGGTGGGTAACGTGATCGTCCTTGGAAATAGATTTTTAGAGACGGGTCACCCCGTCACCCACCCCTACAAACTGTTTTCTAAGGGCGGGTTATGGCTTCAGCTGCCCCTGAAAATGTCCTTCCCGCCAAAATTTTTGTACATTTTTCTTGCCAAATTTTTAAAATAAGGTTCTCAATTAACCCATCAGATCCAATACTCAAATAATACTTATATGCAATCAAATTATATAACCAGTTCCGATCTCAACAAGAAAAGAATAAGGGTACATCCATGCTACTGTTCTTCTTACAATAATGCAAGTTCGTACATCAATACTTTAGGTCTTAATTTCTTACAATAGTGCAAGTTCAAATCTATAAGAAAAGGGCAAGGGTACATCCATACATATTACACATTCACGCTCCTCCAACCCGCTTCTGTAGATATGGAAGATAGTTAAGGTCTCCAATCGTCCAACCTAAACTTCAACAAAATAAGCTAAAGCACGAACAAGTGCATTCTCCTTCGCTTACCAATGATAGACACATACAGTACTACAAATATCGAACAATAGAGTGTTAAGCTATCAAAGAATAGAGTTTTAAGCTGATTTGTCCAGTAGAAGGTGAGTTTTGCTTGAAACTTCAAACCTCTGGTGAAGATGGCTCTCCACCCATGTAAGTTACATCCATCGCTTCAATGACTTGATCTAGAATCGCCCAAAAGCTCATTGCCGCGTTGGTAGTACCTTGGAGGAGATCTAAAGAGGTGATAATAACGTTATAAAAGTTGAAAGATGTAACATAAGAAAAATTAACAATGATAAAAAGAATATCTTATACCATGTTATCTTCATTAAACTGACAAAGCCTACCAGCAGTCTGAATAACATTGCTTTCTTCTGCCTCAAGACGCTTTATTCGAAAATGTTATCTTCATTAAACTGACAAAGCCTCCCAGTAGTCTGAATAACATTGCTTTCTTCCGCCTCGAGACGCTTTattcaaaaatatgaaaaatctAGCACAAAGTATCCATGAACCTGAAGCTGCTCTAAGCAGGCCTCCACAGGTAGCCTCTCATACGTTATCCGATTTGGTGCAACTCCACCCATTGCAGCAATTAAAACCATCGGGATGGCATCTCGTGGTGCTATGTTTCGAACAGGTACTTGAAAAGAAAAGAGATATGTACTTTTTTAAATGAGGTTGACGAAAAGCCATCTAATAGGGTTGATAAGCTGCATTGTATGTAAGCAAATTTAAAAATTATTCATGTGTAGTAAAAAATATATGAAAAGAAGGAAAGAATATTATAATGTTGGGAACTGCTTTGCGCATTCGATCGTCCAATGGCAAGCCAACGGCGCCATAAAAGTGAAGTCCTAGATGTTGAGGCAATACGTCCTCGAACATGCCTCCACGTCCACCAAAACCACTGCGGCGGCCACCAGCACGATGGCCACCACCACGACGGCCGCCACCACGGAGCATCATCTTTTTAAAGATAATTACACCATAAAACATCATAATATTGGTTTAGATAATATAAAATTGAAAATGGATATTTTTTAGACTAAGTAAATCACTAACTAATTCACTAACTAATTtgaaatggaaaaaaaagaaaatcaaGAACATACCACTAATTTTCCACAAATTTTTCACTAACTTAGCACATTCACTATTTTTTTTCAACATTCACTAAGCATGTTCACTAATTTTTTTATAAGCAGTAAAACTAACCATATTTAGAGTACAAattggaaaaggaaaaaaaagtaaAATCAAGAAACTCACCTTGTCTCGGCTtggggaggaggagcggcggcgccgcgcgcggaggaggggtggtggagcggcggcgcgtgtGGAGGCCGGCGGCGTGCGGAGGAGATGCGGCTCGGGGAGGTGGCTGGCCTGGGCGGAGAAGGCGCAGCTCGGGGAGGAGGCCAGCCCGGGCGTGAGAtccggcggtggcgcgcggggtCCAGACCGGCGCGGGAAGAGGCAAGACTGGCGCAGGGAGGAGGCGCATAGGCGCGCGCCGGGAGTAGGCTGGCGGCCCGCAAGGAGGAGGCCCACGGGCGGCGCGAGGAGAAGGCCACGCGGATCTACGCGCGAGCGCACGCAGGGAGGAGGCACGCGGGCGGCGTGGGGAGGAGGCCGGAGGGGAGAGGAGGTACGGTGACGCGCGCAaagagcaggaggcggcggcgcgaggaggtagtggtgcggggaggtggcaagcgaggaggaggaggtaaCGATGCGAGGAGGTAGTGGCGCGGGGAGGAGGCCGGAGGGGAGAGGAGGCACGGCGGCGCGCGCAAGAAGGAGGAGGTggtagtggtgcggggaggtGGTGGTGCAGGGAGGAGGTCGGAGCTCGGGAAGGAGGCACGAGACTTCGAAATTTTAGCAGCCTGACAGCGTCTCGCGCGCAATTGCCGAAATTTTGCTAAGTGCCTAGCCTCCACTCGCTTATGTAGGGTAGCATTTGTAGGGCGGACGACGTCCCCACCCGTCCCTACATTTTCGGAGGCGGGCAGGGGCGTCATCCGCTCCTGCATatcattttcaggggcgggtgacgTGTAACATTtaggtaattagagatatagacactaggtattagtgggagatatgtatgcttgctatgatacatgtgagtagtacaaaagactaagGGTACAGTTGTAATTCCTGTAGAATATAGgcctttatgtgaaaataaggatctatgtGTGATTAAAGCAAAAATTTAAGGAGtaatatgtaaaaatacaggtaatcatgacattccaggaaaatttgcaaacatacccaaaatttgatcaaatttaattggaaaaagacaaaagtaattcaaattccacctttcttcaaaaatttaacataaaaagttgtaaactttgagtttctgaacttgagccctaaaataatattgtagagtttggaaaactctacaactttgattttaggcactttctcatttgatccctatatcagtgagaaattttagttttctgagaggcccttgaactttctggaaatctcaaacaagtcccccggctctcctcccctctcttcttcttcctcgcacacgtgcctcccctgctctactcgcctgccgccggcagtgctgcgcctctggccgccgctctaccgccgccgtcgcgccacctcctgctggatcatCTACCACGCGTCGTCCTCCACTTACCCCTCacctctttcccctccccgTTGTCCCCATTTGCGAGCGCCACGGCTTCCCCGAgcatccgccggccgccacctcctcgtcgccgtggagagccCACCGTGGAGCCTTAACTCTCTGTCTCTTgcgcgcaacagcaccaccTTAACCTCTACGTCCTATTCCTCCAGAGCCTTTGTCAATTCTCGAGCCCCGAaccacattccaccgccgcctttCTTCTCCTGCTCCGGCAACGCACGGCAtccccgtgggcagccaccaccAGGCATCGTCCGCCCCAATCAACCCTCGTGCAAGCTTTCCCGTTGCTCACTCGTGCTCGTCGACCCCCTGTTGCCCTCCAATTgcggccggagcttcgtctccgacaagcgccgccgtcgccgccttcggcctcaccgtgggcagcacgatCCGAGCATTCCCACACCCCCAcgactccctagccagcaccacatcatcaccccggagctctacgaccacttagtggagtctctagtgccctacatcttcctcccgacgctcgccggcatccatccccgccgccgccgccactgtcttcgccGGTTGCCCCTCATCCGACATGTATGCTCCCGATTGACTGCACCTAcaccttccccacgactcactgaagCTTGTGCGCAGGTCCCCTGCCGACGTTGACCAtcggagcctcgccgtcgacagtgacctctccgccgccacctcgggttctcgtcgAGATCCACTCTTCCGACCATCACAGCCCTCGACACGGGGTGCAACAgaaccgtcgtgagctcctgaaacCTCCtctccccttggacctcgccgccggtgatcatcttcgccggaacatggccgttcTCTCCTTGCTCTGCGTCTGGCTCTAGCCCAGggatctcgggttagaagaatcagAAACCCAAGGGGTTATCTGCAAACCAtagactcatatgaatagtgctaAAAGGACCCCTTTTGTGTTATTTTGATGCAAGctttgaaattctgtatcagttcaaggaaaaatcacaaaattacaaactaaaatttgtcagAATCCTACTTTTAAGATCTATAgctttacttaaaggatgaacttcagtttctgaatattttgtgctctaatttaaatgttaagtttaattgGTTGTAGGCTTAAagaatgcatagtaattgataaaaaaatgataaaaatatgaaaccagttgtgttaattttcttttgacatgtaaaatttaagaaaaataattattctATTATTTGAGTAGTACTTTCTTAATatatgagtttaattatgaataatgcatagtCAACCTTATAGAATTAATATCTATGGATTTAAATGCTtaaaagttatgaaaatgttCTAGGGTTCTGTTTTTAATTAATATAACCTGTCATTAAATTCCCAACCTAAGTTTAGATGTCAAACAAAAAAATAGATTGGACATATTCTAATAAGTCCATAATTTAATATTAACGTAGGGTTCATATAAATACTTGGTATAGCAAAtgaataaagctttttaatatagttattggaaacccaccccaacctgttaccttatgccactagttagatgctTAGTATAGTTAACCctgctgtttaatgtatctaggtaaaatagttaatactcaataaatgactgcccagtgcaggaatAGATTGCATAGGTAATAAATAAATTCtactttctttggattgcaactttattgtgaaataacataaaagaatatacattcttcaacttatagttttgcatatcatgtagactcgactactctcgccgacggtgattacgaagtggttctggaacaaggagtagaaCCAGCCGAAGATCCCaagaacgccgtcgaaggtttatctaaagctccgaaccaaagttcggacaactttgaccctactgctcCCAATCcgacacaagaaggcaagcctcggacataacccactattttaatcacactgcaatctatatctatttacgtatcctatgcattaagttcttagaaattgcttgaaaccctagtcgcatttccctaggaactaatgtattgaatagtagcacttgagtccgactagctgctatgctaataggaccggtagaagtcgagtgatttcctatcactcgcgcgatataggagttgaaattgttatcactataaggatgacggacgggagttttgtgaggtatcatggttgagatgataccccgtctgtgttgttgaacttgataaggtcgcagtgtgtggtagtgcgggttaagcgtttgaaagtactaaccacatgccgcgaaatatggtaagcggtaagcctagtaaccaatcggcccaaggagtggacatacctcccaccattcgtcttgcttcttctggttacttaagttcgacgtgtgggaatacgtgttgcaagggcaaccaggaatacgggttttgtagtcgcgctacagacgtacgtcctgcactttggaagtgcgtatagtcctgcagtcgcttgtggtggctctgatccacgagtcgaaatgaaaggcaaacggttgcttcggaacgacctttggtgttccaagcgtgtgtgttaggtttacccttgcaaggtttgaaattcgattcaggaatcgtccgtttctcgcggagattgagactgcttaatccctttgccacatagagtaacaagagcaattttgtgattatcaaagatgatgcttggctaaagattttaccatacTTGAGtcgttataggtgcttacctagactggataaccaactagaacctgaaaactaaaagttgaaattaaggatttactctttgttgcttttcagctgaaaactctacccaaaacctgaaaagcctacataagtctaggtacatggctaagtataccatgagcgggtaagtcttgctgagtattagcatacttaATCTTGCTTTGT
Protein-coding sequences here:
- the LOC112895778 gene encoding non-specific lipid-transfer protein Cw18-like, with amino-acid sequence MAAAGTGRKQQLAVAVVALVAMLLVAAATAQDCGVSGDTLNKCLSYCAYGGNANANACCGPLRNANFDCVCRNYWGKLQSNRYYANCVYKIKSRCGINRSC